The genomic region GAAGCACATCTTTGTGGCCCGGTCGCAGACCACGCCCTGGCGGGGGTAGTCGATGGAGGCATTCTTGGCGGCTGCAGGCTGAACAGCTACGAACGGCAGAAGCGCAAGGGGAAGGGCTGCTGCGGCAACCATGCGGCCGGCGGCTAGGCGGATGGACAAGGGAAACTCCCGGTGGTCCCCAAAGCTACGAAGAGCTGGATAAGCCGGCATCTCTCGAATGTGTCCGCCTGGCCGGAAAGCATCACCAAGTCTTTCTGGTCAGGCAGCCCATGAAAAAGCCCCCGTGGAAGCCGGGGGCGGAGAGAGCAACCAGTGGTGCTCGGACAAGCCGTGGAGCTCAGTCGAGGTCGGGCATGGCCAGGGTGGGCTCGGCCTTGCGGTCGATGCCTTTCTCGAAGCCAGCCGCCGCGGCGCGGGCTCGGCCTGCATGCCAGAGGTGACCCACCAGGAAGAAGAAGGCGAGCACGAACTGGGTGGCAGACAGCCACTGACGCACGTTCACGAAGTTCACCGAGTTGGGTTCGGTGATGATGCCGCCCACGGAGTTGAGGGACGCATTCGGAGCATGGGTCATGTATTCAGCGGCCCGGCGCACTTGCCAGGGCTGAATGTCGTTCTGGAGCTTGTCGAGGCTGAGCCCGTTGGGACCACGCAGGGGCTCCAGCCAAGGGCCGCGGAAGTCCCAGAAGCGCATGGTTTCTCCACCGAAGATGATCTCGCCGGTTGGGGAGCGCATCAAGTATTTGCCAAGGCCGGTAGGACCCATGGCTGAACCGATGTTGGCACCCAGGCGTTGGTCACGCACCAGGAAGGTGAAGCTCTGGGCCTGCGAGGACTCGGCGTTGGTGGGGCCGTAGAACTCAGAGGGGTAAGCGGTGTTGTTGAACCAGATAAAGGCCGAGGCGATGAAGCTCATGAAGCTCAAGGCGCCAAGGCTGTAGCTCAGGTAGGCCTCACCGTTCCAGATGAAGGCGCGACGCACCCAGCCGAACGGCTTGGTGATGACGTGCCAGATGCCACCGAAGATGCAGATGAGGCCGAGCCAGATGTGGCCGCCGATGATGTCTTCCATCGAGTTCACCCCGA from Synechococcus sp. MW101C3 harbors:
- the psbC gene encoding photosystem II reaction center protein CP43 → MVTLSSPSLTAVGGKDLDSTGYAWWAGNARLINLSGRLLGAHVAHAGLMVFWAGAMMLFEVSHFTFDKPMYEQGLILFPHVATLGYGVGPGGEVTSLYPFFVVGVLHLISSAVLGLGGLYHALRGPEILENYSSFFSQDWRDKNQMTNIIGYHLILLGVGCLLLVFKAMFFGGVYDTWAPGGGDVRIITNPTLSPGVIFGYLFRAPFGGEGWIIGVNSMEDIIGGHIWLGLICIFGGIWHVITKPFGWVRRAFIWNGEAYLSYSLGALSFMSFIASAFIWFNNTAYPSEFYGPTNAESSQAQSFTFLVRDQRLGANIGSAMGPTGLGKYLMRSPTGEIIFGGETMRFWDFRGPWLEPLRGPNGLSLDKLQNDIQPWQVRRAAEYMTHAPNASLNSVGGIITEPNSVNFVNVRQWLSATQFVLAFFFLVGHLWHAGRARAAAAGFEKGIDRKAEPTLAMPDLD